The Bacteroidetes bacterium SB0662_bin_6 genomic sequence ATTGTACGGACTGCATCAGGCCCGGCAGGTGATCCGGGAGCAGGAAGAGGCGATGCTTGTCGAGGGTTATACGGATGTGATGTCGCTGCATCAGGCCGGTGCTCGGAACGCGGTAGCGTCTTGCGGTACGTCGCTGACCCGGGAGCAGGTACAATTGCTGCACCGCTATGCACAGCGTATCGTGCTTGTGTTCGATGCGGACGGGGCGGGTGAAAAGGCGGCGAGGCGGGCTATCGACCTGGTGCTTGCAGAGGGAATGAGCGTCTACGTAGTGGAACTTCCTGCGGGCGAGGATCCCGATTCCATTGCGCAGCGGGAAGGAGCCTCTCTAAACGATTATCTGATAAAGCACCGGGTTGATTTCGTGCGCTGGTTGCATGGCGCCGATAGCCGCGCCGGGCGGCTCGACACTCCTGAAGGACGGGCTGCCGGTATGCGCACCGTACTGCGGGCCATTGCGTGCATACCCGATGCCCTGACGCGAGAGGCCTGGCTGCCCCGGGCAAGTGAGATGTTCAGCGTACCCGAGGGTCGTTTGTATAATGAACTGGAACGGATGGCGACTTCCCGCCAACGTGAGGAATTCCGGCGATCCGGCCGTACAGAGCGCCCGTCATCGGGAGCGGGCAGACAGCCGACGGGCAGGTCCGTCAGACGGAACGACGGCGCATTTGCCGGAAAAGCCGGCAGGCAGGCCTCCGGAACAAGGGCATCCGTTTCTCCAACGTTTGCCACCGAAAAGATATTGATCCGCCTGATGTTCGAGCAGGGACTTCCGATGGTTACCTACATTCTGGGAAACACGAGCCTGAACGAATTTTCTCCGGGGGCATCGCGTCGGACGGTGGAGGGTTTTGCCGAGCAACACCAGGCCGGATCCGTGAACCGGCAGGCGTTTCTTGATGGCGCCTATGGTGCGGATGTACAGCAACTCGTTACTGAGGTAGCTGTCCGCAAGGAGGAACCGTCGGAAAACTGGGAGCAAAAAAGAGGTGTGGTCGTACCCCGTTTGGATGAAAACGCTGAAAAGGCAGCGCGTCAGGCGATGAAACGCCTGAAGATTGTCCGTGTGGATGAAGCCATAGCACGCACAGCCGAGGAACAATCCCGGGCTGAGGCAAGTGGCGATGACATTCGTACGTATCAACAGGACATTATCCAGTTACAAGCCTTGCGGCGTCGTTTGGAGAAAGGGGAGGTCATACGCTGAAGCGATATGAGCGGCCATA encodes the following:
- a CDS encoding DNA primase, giving the protein MALRMDEDGWIQRCEASYPVPLPHFKGWRWYRQVSRSQTPRILQDMHTGMYFSDDTIAEVRAASDIVDVVSDYVRLKKKGSNFFGLCPFHEEKTPSFSVNPELEIFKCFGCGAGGDVFRFVMEVEGMSFPESVRTLAEKAGIELPEEGATSRERADAMEAVYGALRFAARFFYGQLTQADSGRKALEYMQRRGYSNAIIREFGVGYAPEGWNRLLKEAEAKHISPETLEQAGLIIPQKSGEGHYDRYRGRVMFPIFSHMGKVLGFGGRVLDDAAGEGENPQPKYINSPETLVYDKRRVLYGLHQARQVIREQEEAMLVEGYTDVMSLHQAGARNAVASCGTSLTREQVQLLHRYAQRIVLVFDADGAGEKAARRAIDLVLAEGMSVYVVELPAGEDPDSIAQREGASLNDYLIKHRVDFVRWLHGADSRAGRLDTPEGRAAGMRTVLRAIACIPDALTREAWLPRASEMFSVPEGRLYNELERMATSRQREEFRRSGRTERPSSGAGRQPTGRSVRRNDGAFAGKAGRQASGTRASVSPTFATEKILIRLMFEQGLPMVTYILGNTSLNEFSPGASRRTVEGFAEQHQAGSVNRQAFLDGAYGADVQQLVTEVAVRKEEPSENWEQKRGVVVPRLDENAEKAARQAMKRLKIVRVDEAIARTAEEQSRAEASGDDIRTYQQDIIQLQALRRRLEKGEVIR